One window from the genome of Kaistella carnis encodes:
- a CDS encoding S41 family peptidase gives MKKLALLLLFLVISSCVSVKQHNKRLEIPIDATNLRKDVDFTRQKLEKLHPNLYWYISKEELNKKFDSLKLTIHKPLKPKEFYQKLAPVIAKIKEGHLRLYPYDKRLTKKEIKDLKNQKGLLNRYNFTIHHDRIFVKDNADKIPNMNVGTEILTIKDIPVKNLLHQYKPLVNSDGENQTFQKYSMERRWPSFFTAEYGILDSVKIDAKYQNELKTFYIYREKITKEEKKKTEKENKKQQRSETGKTKDYNIVTKSFNRDLQFATKDSLVAYMKIKTFSGTFSRKFYKQSFQQLKNSPAKYLILDVRDNLGGSLAEINNLYSYLVSDDFKFINDIEVTSRFSMLHANYINEFPDLLKPVAVLTYPLYLTGSLFSVKKKDERFYVRNNGIFAVRKPKKNNFKGKIYVLINGSSFSASSIISSKLKGEKRAFLVGEETGGANDGTVAGRYSTEKLPHSKLQLPIGLMLIQQNIEFTGTKKGVLPDHEIIPTLNEILQKKDIQLEWVMEDIKNNSVQK, from the coding sequence TTGAAAAAACTTGCTCTTCTTTTATTGTTTTTAGTCATTTCCTCTTGTGTATCGGTAAAGCAACACAATAAAAGATTGGAGATTCCGATTGATGCGACAAATCTGAGAAAAGATGTGGACTTTACCCGTCAAAAATTAGAAAAGCTGCACCCAAATTTATATTGGTACATTTCAAAAGAGGAACTCAATAAAAAATTTGATAGTCTGAAATTAACCATTCATAAGCCTTTAAAACCAAAAGAGTTTTATCAAAAGCTCGCGCCAGTCATTGCTAAAATTAAAGAAGGTCATCTTCGGTTGTATCCCTATGACAAGCGTTTGACGAAGAAAGAGATTAAAGATCTGAAAAATCAGAAAGGTCTGCTGAATCGCTATAATTTCACCATTCATCACGACCGGATTTTTGTAAAAGACAATGCCGATAAAATCCCAAATATGAATGTGGGAACAGAGATTCTTACAATTAAAGATATTCCCGTTAAAAATTTACTACATCAATATAAACCGTTAGTCAATAGTGACGGCGAAAACCAGACTTTTCAAAAATATTCCATGGAACGAAGATGGCCGAGTTTCTTTACCGCAGAATATGGAATTTTGGACAGTGTAAAAATCGATGCGAAATATCAAAATGAATTGAAAACCTTTTACATCTATCGGGAAAAAATAACGAAAGAAGAGAAAAAGAAAACTGAAAAGGAAAATAAAAAGCAACAAAGAAGTGAAACAGGAAAAACCAAAGATTATAATATTGTAACCAAAAGTTTCAATCGTGATCTTCAGTTTGCAACAAAGGATTCCTTGGTTGCTTACATGAAAATCAAAACTTTTTCCGGAACATTCTCCCGAAAATTCTACAAACAAAGTTTTCAGCAATTGAAAAACTCACCGGCGAAATATCTGATTTTAGATGTGCGGGATAATCTTGGCGGTTCCTTAGCAGAAATTAATAATCTGTATTCCTATTTGGTTTCTGATGATTTTAAATTCATCAACGATATTGAAGTGACTTCCCGTTTTTCTATGCTTCACGCGAACTACATCAATGAATTTCCTGATTTATTAAAACCTGTTGCAGTGCTCACTTATCCTCTTTATTTAACGGGGAGTTTGTTCTCTGTGAAGAAAAAGGATGAACGTTTCTACGTTCGGAATAATGGCATCTTTGCTGTTAGAAAACCAAAGAAAAATAATTTTAAGGGAAAAATATATGTCTTGATTAATGGCAGCAGTTTTTCAGCATCCTCAATAATCTCCTCAAAATTAAAAGGTGAAAAAAGAGCTTTTTTGGTTGGCGAAGAAACCGGCGGCGCAAATGACGGAACCGTCGCAGGACGATATTCTACGGAGAAATTACCGCATTCAAAACTCCAGCTTCCTATTGGTTTAATGCTGATACAGCAAAATATTGAATTTACAGGAACAAAAAAAGGAGTTCTCCCCGATCACGAGATTATTCCAACTTTAAACGAAATTTTACAGAAAAAAGACATTCAACTGGAATGGGTGATGGAAGATATAAAAAACAATTCCGTTCAAAAATAA
- a CDS encoding RNA recognition motif domain-containing protein: MNIFVSNINYATQEQSLQDLFSEFGDVSSAKIITDRETGRSRGFGFVEMSDEDGKNAIEALNGKELDGKELNISEAKPREDKPRRSFDNNRSGGGGYGGGNRGGGSGYSGGGRSGGSNW, encoded by the coding sequence ATGAACATTTTTGTTTCAAACATTAACTATGCAACTCAAGAACAGTCGTTGCAAGATTTATTTTCAGAATTTGGTGACGTATCGTCTGCCAAAATTATCACAGACAGAGAAACCGGTAGATCTAGAGGTTTCGGTTTCGTAGAAATGAGCGACGAAGATGGCAAGAATGCTATCGAAGCTCTAAACGGAAAAGAATTGGATGGTAAAGAACTTAACATTTCTGAAGCTAAGCCAAGAGAAGACAAACCAAGAAGAAGCTTTGACAACAACCGTTCAGGCGGTGGTGGTTACGGAGGTGGAAATCGTGGTGGTGGAAGCGGATACAGCGGCGGAGGTCGTAGTGGCGGTTCTAACTGGTAA
- the pncA gene encoding bifunctional nicotinamidase/pyrazinamidase, whose protein sequence is MKKALIIVDVQNDFCEGGALAVPGASEIIPYINLLMQDNEYDQIVLTQDWHPADHKSFASNNGKNVGDSIILNGIPQFMWPDHCVQGTHGAEFHPDLNREKVTHIIQKGTNAEFDSYSGFQDNNHFVKTGLDDFLKYHDIQLLEIVGLALDYCVKYTCLDAAQLGYVTCLHFNGTRAVNVKPENGKNAIYEMLENTVTILG, encoded by the coding sequence ATGAAAAAAGCCCTTATTATCGTCGATGTTCAAAATGATTTTTGTGAAGGCGGCGCTCTTGCAGTACCTGGTGCAAGTGAAATTATTCCTTATATCAACCTCTTAATGCAAGACAATGAATATGATCAAATTGTGTTGACGCAAGACTGGCATCCGGCCGACCATAAAAGTTTTGCATCAAATAATGGTAAAAATGTGGGTGACTCCATTATTTTAAATGGCATACCACAGTTTATGTGGCCGGATCATTGTGTTCAGGGAACTCATGGCGCAGAATTCCACCCTGATCTGAACCGGGAAAAAGTCACACACATTATTCAAAAAGGAACCAACGCAGAATTTGACAGCTACAGCGGATTTCAGGATAACAATCATTTCGTGAAAACCGGTTTGGATGATTTCTTAAAATACCACGACATTCAATTGCTTGAAATTGTGGGTCTTGCCTTAGATTATTGCGTAAAATATACGTGTTTAGATGCTGCGCAGCTAGGTTACGTTACCTGTCTTCATTTTAACGGAACACGTGCTGTAAATGTAAAACCTGAGAATGGCAAAAATGCGATTTATGAAATGTTAGAAAATACAGTCACCATTTTAGGATAA
- a CDS encoding DUF4153 domain-containing protein, giving the protein MFKKLNDVLGKTAVIVQRYPMVLVMAFISAISMICYIETDFPKTEAAFEYVKLTLISALGISLFFGLKMLSQRIGQELILQLCGLIILAVIYFVLPTREKDFTEVYAFVLIPILILSHLLVSFVAFIGHNKELNFWQYNKNLFINTFLTVIFTGVLTGGVLLAILAIDKLFDFNFNSSYYSYTFAFFSIFGSCCIFLLFNEKGLNYLERNGDYPVVLKFFTQYILIPLLLIYAVILYFYSAKILMNWELPRGWVSYLILAYSVVGILALLLVHPLKESATRSWVKIFSTIFYYTLLPLIILLFVAIFTRILEYGFTEPRYFVLIIALWLTSVVLYFIFIPRSTIKFVPMSLFIFGLLALVFPYINAFSTAKRSQKNELMKTLTENNLLQNGTINFNTKVDIKVVIDVSDKFEFLAKRHEEQFLQSLVKSPLQKRLATHIEKGAFYNISGSLRDEFKNITYDNSSINPESTPQNRTLTVRNNNINITGYQYLFKAYNYRQNSFNLEGKTLEFDLDGNHSQSKFTLVYEGEKIDLLPEITEIFKRYPGVGETNVSSLDITRKIGDYEIKVIFDNLVQLNTQEKKNEFSTNSESILILVKKN; this is encoded by the coding sequence ATGTTTAAAAAGCTCAACGATGTTTTAGGAAAAACCGCAGTAATAGTACAGCGGTATCCGATGGTCTTGGTGATGGCCTTTATTTCGGCGATATCAATGATTTGTTACATAGAAACAGATTTTCCTAAAACTGAGGCAGCTTTTGAATATGTAAAATTAACGCTCATTTCTGCATTGGGAATTTCATTGTTTTTCGGCCTCAAAATGCTTTCTCAAAGAATTGGCCAAGAATTGATTCTGCAGTTGTGCGGTCTAATAATCCTTGCAGTAATCTATTTCGTTTTACCAACTCGTGAAAAAGATTTTACAGAAGTATATGCGTTTGTGCTGATCCCCATTTTAATATTGTCGCATCTTCTCGTATCGTTTGTCGCATTTATAGGTCACAACAAGGAGTTGAATTTCTGGCAGTACAACAAAAATCTGTTCATCAATACTTTTCTAACTGTCATTTTCACAGGAGTTCTTACCGGCGGCGTTTTACTGGCTATTTTAGCAATCGACAAACTGTTCGATTTTAACTTTAACAGTAGTTATTACAGTTATACGTTCGCATTTTTTTCAATTTTCGGAAGCTGTTGCATTTTTTTACTTTTTAATGAAAAGGGTTTAAATTACCTGGAAAGAAATGGTGATTATCCAGTCGTTTTAAAGTTTTTTACGCAGTATATTTTAATTCCACTGTTGCTTATTTACGCTGTGATCCTTTACTTCTACTCCGCAAAAATTCTGATGAACTGGGAATTACCACGAGGTTGGGTTTCCTATTTAATTCTCGCTTATTCTGTAGTTGGAATCTTGGCTCTATTGCTCGTACATCCTTTAAAAGAATCAGCGACCAGATCTTGGGTTAAAATTTTTTCCACTATATTTTATTACACTTTACTTCCCTTAATTATTCTACTGTTTGTGGCTATTTTCACCAGAATTTTAGAATATGGATTTACAGAACCTCGATATTTTGTTTTGATTATTGCCCTTTGGCTAACTTCGGTTGTACTTTATTTTATTTTTATTCCTCGGTCTACGATTAAATTCGTACCGATGAGCCTGTTCATTTTTGGATTATTAGCCTTAGTATTTCCTTATATTAATGCTTTTTCTACCGCAAAAAGAAGTCAGAAAAATGAATTGATGAAGACTTTAACGGAAAATAATTTATTGCAAAACGGAACAATTAACTTTAATACAAAGGTAGATATTAAAGTAGTGATTGATGTATCTGATAAATTTGAATTTCTCGCCAAACGGCATGAAGAACAATTTCTACAATCTTTAGTGAAGAGTCCTCTTCAAAAAAGACTTGCAACGCATATTGAAAAAGGTGCTTTCTATAATATAAGCGGGAGTTTACGAGATGAGTTCAAGAATATTACTTATGATAACTCCAGTATAAATCCTGAATCAACTCCACAAAACCGAACACTTACTGTACGAAACAACAATATAAATATTACGGGCTATCAATATCTTTTTAAAGCTTATAATTATAGACAAAATTCATTTAACCTGGAGGGAAAAACCTTAGAATTTGATTTGGACGGAAATCACTCTCAATCTAAATTTACCCTCGTCTATGAAGGGGAAAAAATTGACCTGCTTCCGGAGATTACTGAGATTTTTAAGCGCTATCCCGGTGTTGGCGAAACCAATGTTTCTAGTTTAGATATCACCCGAAAAATTGGTGACTACGAGATCAAAGTTATATTTGATAATTTAGTACAACTAAATACACAGGAAAAAAAGAATGAGTTCAGTACCAACTCTGAATCGATTTTAATATTAGTGAAGAAAAATTAA
- a CDS encoding sigma-70 family RNA polymerase sigma factor — protein MRQLKITKQVTNRETASLDKYLQEIGKVDLITADEEVELAQKIRAGDRVALEKLIKANLRFVVSVSKQYQNQGLSLPDLINEGNLGLMKAAKRYDETRGFKFISYAVWWIRQSILQALAEQSRIVRLPLNKIGSINKINKAYAHLEQENERPPSPEELAEVLDMSESDIKESMKNSGRHLSMDAPLVEGEDSNLYDVLRSGESPSPDKDLMLESLQIEIERALQTLTPREADLVRLYFGLNGKHPMTLEEIGETFDLTRERVRQIKEKAIKRLKHNTRSKILKSYLGK, from the coding sequence ATGAGACAATTAAAAATTACCAAACAGGTTACCAACAGAGAAACCGCCTCTCTCGACAAGTATTTGCAAGAGATTGGGAAAGTTGATTTGATTACGGCCGACGAAGAAGTTGAATTGGCACAAAAAATCCGCGCCGGAGATAGAGTTGCGTTGGAAAAATTGATTAAAGCCAACCTCCGTTTTGTGGTATCTGTGTCTAAACAATACCAAAATCAGGGGCTTTCTTTGCCCGATTTAATTAATGAAGGGAATTTAGGCTTGATGAAAGCGGCGAAAAGATATGATGAGACCCGAGGTTTTAAATTTATCTCTTACGCAGTTTGGTGGATTCGTCAATCGATTCTACAGGCATTGGCAGAACAGTCGAGAATTGTAAGGTTGCCATTGAATAAAATTGGATCGATTAACAAGATCAACAAAGCATACGCACATTTGGAGCAGGAGAACGAAAGACCTCCATCCCCAGAAGAGTTAGCGGAAGTTTTGGATATGAGTGAATCTGACATTAAAGAATCAATGAAAAACTCCGGAAGACACCTGTCCATGGATGCGCCGTTGGTTGAGGGTGAAGATTCTAACTTGTATGACGTATTGCGTTCCGGTGAATCACCAAGTCCGGATAAGGATTTGATGCTGGAATCTCTTCAAATTGAAATCGAAAGAGCATTACAAACTTTGACGCCACGTGAGGCAGATCTGGTTCGTTTGTATTTCGGTTTGAACGGAAAACACCCGATGACTTTGGAAGAAATTGGAGAGACTTTTGACCTGACCAGAGAAAGAGTTCGTCAGATTAAAGAAAAAGCAATTAAAAGATTGAAACACAATACGAGAAGTAAAATTCTTAAATCGTATTTAGGTAAATAA
- the tpx gene encoding thiol peroxidase: MFLKLVFSTVLFISTFLFAQNSKTANTVLMGGKPVHTYAKLPAVNTQAPKFSLTDVDMKDQNLDAYKGKYLILNIFPSVDTGVCSASVRHFNEDAASLPNTVVLCISKDLPFAQKRFCGAEGIKNVVMLSDFRSDFGKTYGVELTDSAMKGLLSRAVVVIDPSGKIVYEEQVDDIGHEPNYEAAIKAVKM, translated from the coding sequence ATGTTTTTAAAATTAGTATTCAGTACTGTTTTATTCATTTCCACATTCTTATTTGCTCAAAATTCTAAAACAGCAAATACTGTTTTGATGGGCGGAAAACCAGTTCACACGTATGCAAAATTGCCTGCCGTAAATACACAAGCACCTAAATTTAGTTTGACAGATGTAGATATGAAGGACCAAAACCTCGATGCTTACAAAGGGAAATATTTGATTCTTAATATTTTTCCGAGTGTTGATACTGGCGTTTGTTCTGCCTCGGTGCGTCATTTCAATGAAGATGCAGCAAGTCTTCCGAATACGGTCGTGCTTTGTATTTCAAAAGATCTGCCTTTCGCACAGAAAAGATTTTGTGGCGCAGAAGGAATCAAAAACGTAGTGATGCTTTCAGATTTCCGGTCAGATTTCGGAAAAACTTATGGTGTTGAGCTTACAGATTCCGCAATGAAAGGACTTCTGAGCCGCGCAGTTGTTGTCATTGATCCTTCCGGGAAAATTGTCTACGAAGAGCAGGTTGATGATATTGGCCACGAACCGAATTATGAAGCTGCCATTAAAGCCGTAAAAATGTAA
- a CDS encoding YfiT family bacillithiol transferase gives MDNTEAKKYPIGQFQQPEKISDQDLDRYIKTIKDFPGKIKQLVENWTNEQLDTQYRTNGWKVRQLINHLADSSMNSYIRFKLALTENNPTIKTYNEQQWAELQDSFNIDIKPAMQTLKGVHKRWVYELKALTNKEFESTYHHPDQNRDISLRESLAFCAWHCDHHFAHIDQLRKENNW, from the coding sequence ATGGACAACACAGAAGCGAAAAAATATCCCATTGGTCAGTTTCAGCAGCCTGAAAAAATATCTGATCAGGATCTCGACCGATATATAAAAACAATAAAAGATTTTCCGGGGAAAATAAAGCAGCTTGTTGAAAACTGGACGAACGAACAACTCGATACGCAATACAGAACAAATGGCTGGAAGGTGAGACAGCTCATTAATCATTTGGCAGACAGCAGTATGAACAGCTATATCCGTTTTAAACTGGCTTTAACGGAAAATAATCCAACCATTAAAACCTATAATGAACAACAGTGGGCTGAGTTACAAGACAGTTTTAATATTGATATAAAACCGGCGATGCAAACTTTAAAAGGCGTACATAAAAGGTGGGTCTATGAATTGAAAGCTTTAACCAACAAAGAATTTGAAAGTACCTATCATCATCCGGATCAGAATAGAGATATAAGTTTACGCGAGAGTCTGGCTTTTTGCGCCTGGCATTGTGATCATCATTTTGCACATATCGATCAGCTAAGAAAAGAAAATAACTGGTAA
- a CDS encoding aldo/keto reductase → MKFSPIIIGTMRWGIWGANHSKKDVQKLIETALKEDLTTFDHADLYGDYTTEKLFGDAFSKMNVKREEVQFISKCGIEMPCSNRNYTVKSYNYSKDHILRSVDQSLNNLQTDYLDLLLLHRPSPLMNPGEIAESFGVLREQKKVRHFGVSNFSPSQFHLINDAFPLITNQVEISLNQTAAFDDGTLDQLMIKKLKPMAWSVMGNYFSKDSAENKRIKKVLEKLCGKYNAEENQILLAFILKHPAGILPVIGTSRSENIIKLKASLQIKLSNEDWFKLLQAKNGSEVL, encoded by the coding sequence ATGAAGTTTTCACCCATTATTATTGGTACTATGCGTTGGGGAATTTGGGGCGCCAATCATTCTAAAAAAGATGTTCAGAAGCTCATCGAAACTGCTCTGAAAGAAGATTTGACAACTTTCGATCATGCCGACTTGTATGGTGATTACACAACGGAAAAATTATTTGGAGATGCGTTTTCTAAAATGAATGTGAAGAGGGAAGAAGTGCAGTTCATATCAAAATGTGGAATAGAGATGCCGTGTTCAAACAGAAATTACACGGTGAAGTCCTATAATTATTCTAAAGATCACATTCTAAGATCCGTCGATCAAAGTTTAAACAATTTGCAAACCGACTATTTAGATCTGTTACTCCTTCACCGACCATCACCTTTAATGAATCCAGGGGAAATTGCCGAAAGTTTTGGAGTTTTAAGGGAACAGAAAAAAGTACGGCATTTCGGAGTTTCTAATTTTTCTCCTTCACAGTTTCACTTAATAAATGATGCTTTTCCTCTAATTACGAATCAAGTTGAAATTTCACTGAATCAAACGGCTGCCTTTGACGACGGAACTTTGGATCAGCTGATGATAAAAAAGCTTAAGCCCATGGCGTGGTCCGTGATGGGAAATTATTTTTCCAAAGATTCTGCAGAAAATAAAAGAATTAAAAAAGTCTTAGAGAAACTTTGTGGAAAGTATAATGCGGAGGAAAATCAAATCTTGCTTGCATTTATTTTAAAACATCCGGCGGGAATTTTGCCTGTTATAGGGACTTCGCGCTCGGAAAATATTATAAAACTTAAAGCTTCCTTACAAATAAAACTCTCGAATGAAGACTGGTTTAAACTCTTACAGGCAAAAAATGGGAGCGAGGTATTGTAA
- the ytxJ gene encoding bacillithiol system redox-active protein YtxJ, which produces MGFLNKIFGSDEPQKSSLQFWNTIESEEDLKKAVEQSSEKKVVLFKHSTRCFISKTVLKNFEKEVQNSDKDVAYYFLDLIAYRSISNKIADQFGVTHQSPQMIVLENGKAIKDASHQSISVNLI; this is translated from the coding sequence ATGGGCTTTTTAAATAAAATATTTGGCAGCGATGAGCCACAAAAATCATCACTTCAATTTTGGAATACGATTGAATCTGAAGAGGATTTAAAAAAAGCAGTGGAGCAGTCTTCTGAAAAGAAGGTTGTGCTTTTTAAACATTCAACGCGATGCTTTATCAGCAAAACGGTTTTGAAAAATTTTGAAAAAGAAGTGCAAAATTCAGATAAAGACGTCGCTTATTATTTCCTGGACTTAATTGCTTACCGTTCTATTTCAAATAAAATAGCCGACCAGTTTGGCGTGACGCATCAGAGTCCGCAGATGATCGTTCTAGAAAATGGGAAAGCCATAAAAGACGCATCACACCAAAGTATTTCTGTAAATCTCATCTAA
- a CDS encoding Crp/Fnr family transcriptional regulator, producing MNSVSNITTYLAEILEIPVEAVSACSTFYHHKKVGKNEFLLEEGGICRDTFFVEKGLLRMYSIDKNGKEHIIQFAPEKWMISDRSSVYFNEKSKYYIEAVEDSEVYLLNDDFFTKLGDVYPHAAENNEILLQKHIRILQNRVNALLADTAEERYMSFITMYPDILLRAPQWMVASYLGITPESLSRVRKELARKNFEPS from the coding sequence ATGAATTCAGTAAGCAATATCACAACTTATCTCGCAGAAATTCTGGAGATTCCGGTAGAAGCAGTTTCAGCCTGCAGCACATTTTACCACCATAAAAAAGTCGGTAAAAATGAATTTTTACTTGAAGAAGGGGGGATTTGTCGCGATACTTTTTTTGTAGAAAAAGGTTTGCTCAGAATGTATTCAATTGATAAAAATGGCAAAGAGCACATTATTCAGTTTGCACCGGAAAAATGGATGATCTCTGACCGCAGCTCCGTATACTTTAACGAGAAATCGAAATATTATATTGAAGCCGTGGAAGATTCGGAAGTTTATCTTTTAAACGATGACTTTTTCACCAAATTAGGTGATGTCTATCCGCACGCGGCCGAGAATAATGAGATCCTTTTGCAAAAACACATCCGAATTTTACAGAACAGAGTCAACGCACTTTTGGCAGATACCGCAGAAGAACGGTACATGAGTTTTATAACAATGTACCCTGATATTCTGTTGCGTGCACCACAATGGATGGTGGCTTCTTATCTTGGAATTACACCCGAAAGTTTAAGCAGGGTGAGGAAAGAATTAGCGCGGAAAAATTTTGAACCATCATAA
- a CDS encoding IS1182 family transposase — translation MNYMSIKFKDYNQQQNWLFPPSIEELIPENHAVRVVNGIIEQLDLRLLIEEYSKDGKPSFHPKMMLKVMVYAYMDNTYSSRKIEKAMRENINFMWLSAQQVADHNTIARFRSKKLKTIFKDIFKQVVLLLAEEGLVSLKEVFTDGTKIESIAGRYTFVWGNAIKTRKEKMAEQLEQMWNYAQSIAEEEDSDPTPPEFKTIDKDKIEKTAKKIEEIISKNPKASTKAKAKLRYIQKNFSQNLDKYQEQEKVLDGRGSYSKTDPDATFMRMKDDHMQNGQLKPAYNVQVSSESQFVIHYTLHQTTNDLNTLKPHLNTFEELYQFLPEELTADAGYGSEENYDFLEEKNIETFVKYNTFDKEQGILKSKRKKINEDFHRDKLYYNEEKDQYICPMGQPMNKITNRNRKTKSGYAQTSSLYQAQNCNGCPLRGACHKAQGNRIIERNQNLERHKERVRENILSEIGEIKRKQRTADVEPVFAHIKSNRNFKRFTHKGIEKVELEFGLHALAHNLRKKSA, via the coding sequence ATCAATTATATGAGTATTAAATTTAAAGATTATAACCAACAACAAAATTGGTTATTCCCACCATCAATCGAGGAATTGATTCCAGAAAATCATGCCGTTCGGGTCGTTAATGGAATTATTGAACAACTGGATTTACGATTGCTCATTGAAGAGTATAGTAAAGATGGCAAACCGAGCTTTCATCCCAAGATGATGCTTAAGGTGATGGTTTACGCTTATATGGATAATACGTATTCCAGCAGGAAGATCGAAAAAGCGATGCGTGAGAATATTAATTTTATGTGGTTGTCCGCTCAACAGGTCGCAGACCATAACACCATCGCACGTTTTCGGAGCAAGAAACTCAAGACTATTTTCAAAGACATTTTCAAACAGGTCGTCCTGTTATTAGCAGAGGAAGGACTCGTTAGCTTGAAAGAAGTTTTTACCGATGGAACTAAGATAGAGTCTATTGCCGGGAGATATACCTTCGTTTGGGGCAATGCCATTAAAACCAGAAAAGAGAAGATGGCAGAACAACTTGAACAAATGTGGAACTATGCCCAAAGCATTGCTGAGGAAGAAGACAGCGATCCTACACCTCCGGAGTTTAAAACCATCGATAAAGATAAAATAGAGAAGACCGCCAAGAAAATAGAAGAGATCATCAGCAAAAACCCGAAGGCATCCACCAAAGCAAAGGCAAAATTAAGATACATTCAAAAGAATTTTTCTCAGAACCTGGATAAGTACCAGGAGCAGGAAAAGGTTTTGGACGGACGTGGCAGTTATAGTAAGACCGATCCCGATGCCACATTTATGCGCATGAAAGATGATCATATGCAGAATGGTCAACTTAAACCCGCCTACAACGTGCAGGTAAGTTCTGAATCCCAGTTTGTTATTCATTATACTTTACACCAAACCACCAATGATTTAAATACGCTTAAACCACATCTCAATACTTTTGAAGAACTTTATCAGTTTTTGCCGGAAGAACTTACTGCTGATGCTGGTTACGGCAGTGAAGAAAATTATGATTTTCTGGAAGAGAAAAATATAGAAACCTTCGTAAAATACAACACCTTCGATAAGGAACAGGGTATTTTAAAATCGAAAAGAAAGAAAATCAACGAAGACTTTCACCGCGATAAACTTTATTATAACGAAGAGAAAGATCAGTATATCTGTCCGATGGGGCAACCGATGAATAAAATCACCAACCGAAATCGAAAAACCAAAAGCGGTTATGCTCAGACAAGTTCACTGTACCAGGCTCAAAACTGCAACGGTTGTCCGCTGCGAGGGGCTTGCCATAAAGCCCAGGGAAACAGAATAATAGAACGCAACCAAAATTTAGAACGGCATAAGGAGAGAGTTCGGGAAAACATCTTGAGTGAAATCGGAGAAATAAAACGCAAACAACGCACGGCGGATGTAGAACCCGTCTTTGCACATATCAAATCCAATCGGAACTTCAAGCGTTTTACACACAAAGGAATAGAAAAAGTGGAATTAGAGTTCGGATTACACGCTTTAGCACACAATCTAAGAAAAAAGAGTGCTTAA
- a CDS encoding GreA/GreB family elongation factor, which produces MSQDIVLTTGIYNLIKDHLRRKRTTIEEENILLEQLRNAKQVLRRELPEDVVTVNCEVKIKDVETNEEEKYLFVQTNREKAKKGKYSILSPIALATIGNKVGDVINWPFENGEKKIEILSVAPLA; this is translated from the coding sequence ATGTCACAGGATATCGTTTTAACAACAGGAATTTACAACTTAATCAAAGATCATTTAAGAAGAAAAAGAACCACTATCGAAGAGGAGAATATTCTTTTAGAACAACTCAGAAACGCCAAGCAGGTTCTTCGTCGCGAGTTACCGGAAGATGTAGTCACTGTAAATTGTGAAGTTAAGATTAAAGACGTGGAAACAAACGAAGAAGAAAAATATTTGTTTGTTCAAACCAACAGAGAAAAAGCAAAAAAAGGAAAATATTCAATCCTTTCTCCAATTGCATTAGCTACGATAGGAAATAAAGTGGGCGACGTTATCAACTGGCCTTTTGAAAATGGAGAAAAGAAAATTGAAATCTTAAGCGTAGCACCTTTAGCTTAA